A section of the Streptomyces sp. V3I8 genome encodes:
- a CDS encoding transglycosylase domain-containing protein codes for MPKKRSGGGLSPTQQAAKFLGVSVLAGAVMAGIAVPAFGALGLAAKGSVEGFDEIPANLKRPPLSQRTTILDNQGGQIATVYSRDRTVVDLKDMSPYIQKAIVAIEDSRFYEHGAVDLKGVLRALNKNAQSGGVSEGASTLTQQYVKNVFVEEAGNDPTKVAQATQQTLGRKVRELKFAIQVEEELGKKKILENYLNITFFGQQAYGVEAAAQRYFSKSAKDLELQEAALLAGIVQSPSRYDPVNDEAEATKRRNVVLQRMAEVHDITRAEAAAAKAKPLGLRISKPKNGCITAVKDSSFFCDYVREVFLNDPVFGKTQKARAKVWNQGGLTIRTTLDPQAQKSVQASLKNHVNKTDKVAAASTLVEPGSGKILAMGQSKPYGYGKNETEINYSVDHSMGGSNFGFPTGSTFKPFLAAAALEGGKQPTQVYPAPYEMPYPDSVQACNGKTWRNTDNAKVENEDEAEVGPYPLKKAMELSVNTYFVQMLEDIGMCPVVDITNKLGVVQGNGTKLPQQPASMTLGSTGISPLTMASAYAAFANRGTYCTPIAIASISQQLGGEKKSLPVPKSSCSRAMSETTADTINTLLSGVVDSGTGQQAGLTDRANAGKTGTTDFRKNAWFVGYTPNMSGAVWVGSATQKVKMVNITIGGQWHEKVFGGAVPGPIWKDAMTGALSGKESPGFNLVDIPDPKEDKDHDDGDNGDDGNDGRGDGDNGGNGNGNGENRGNDNGGGDNGGPGQPQNPTPTFSFPDEWTIGGNDGGNNGNNGGGNGDGGTWP; via the coding sequence ATGCCAAAAAAGCGCTCGGGCGGTGGTCTGTCTCCCACGCAGCAGGCCGCCAAGTTCCTCGGTGTCAGTGTGCTCGCGGGGGCCGTCATGGCCGGGATCGCCGTACCGGCGTTCGGCGCGCTCGGTCTCGCGGCCAAGGGGTCGGTCGAGGGGTTCGACGAGATCCCGGCCAATCTGAAGCGGCCGCCGCTGAGCCAGCGCACCACGATCCTGGACAACCAGGGCGGCCAGATCGCCACGGTCTACTCGCGTGACCGCACGGTGGTCGACCTGAAGGACATGTCGCCGTACATACAGAAGGCGATCGTCGCGATCGAGGACTCGCGGTTCTACGAGCACGGCGCGGTCGACCTCAAGGGCGTCCTGCGCGCCCTCAACAAGAACGCGCAGAGCGGCGGCGTCTCGGAGGGCGCCTCGACGCTCACGCAGCAGTACGTGAAGAACGTCTTCGTGGAGGAGGCCGGCAACGACCCGACGAAGGTCGCCCAGGCCACCCAGCAGACCCTGGGCCGCAAGGTCCGCGAGCTGAAGTTCGCGATCCAGGTCGAGGAGGAGCTGGGCAAGAAGAAGATCCTCGAGAACTACCTGAACATCACGTTCTTCGGGCAGCAGGCCTACGGCGTGGAGGCCGCCGCCCAGCGCTACTTCTCCAAGTCGGCCAAGGACCTGGAACTGCAGGAGGCCGCGCTCCTGGCGGGCATCGTCCAGTCGCCGAGCCGGTACGACCCGGTCAACGACGAGGCCGAGGCCACCAAGCGGCGCAACGTGGTGCTGCAGCGCATGGCCGAGGTGCACGACATCACGCGGGCGGAGGCCGCCGCGGCGAAGGCGAAGCCGCTCGGCCTGAGGATCAGCAAGCCGAAGAACGGCTGCATCACGGCCGTCAAGGACTCCAGCTTCTTCTGCGACTACGTGCGCGAGGTCTTCCTGAACGACCCGGTCTTCGGCAAGACCCAGAAGGCCCGGGCCAAGGTCTGGAACCAGGGCGGCCTGACGATCCGTACGACGCTCGACCCGCAGGCGCAGAAGTCGGTCCAGGCCTCGCTCAAGAACCACGTCAACAAGACGGACAAGGTCGCGGCGGCGTCGACGCTCGTCGAGCCGGGCTCCGGCAAGATCCTCGCGATGGGCCAGTCCAAGCCGTACGGCTACGGGAAGAACGAGACCGAGATCAACTACTCGGTCGACCACTCCATGGGCGGCTCGAACTTCGGCTTCCCGACCGGTTCGACGTTCAAGCCGTTCCTGGCCGCGGCGGCGCTGGAGGGCGGCAAGCAGCCCACGCAGGTCTATCCGGCGCCGTACGAGATGCCGTACCCCGACAGTGTCCAGGCGTGCAACGGCAAGACCTGGCGCAACACGGACAACGCCAAGGTCGAGAACGAGGACGAGGCGGAGGTCGGCCCGTACCCGCTGAAGAAGGCCATGGAGCTGTCGGTCAACACGTACTTCGTGCAGATGCTCGAGGACATCGGCATGTGCCCGGTGGTGGACATCACCAACAAGCTGGGCGTCGTGCAGGGCAACGGCACCAAGCTGCCGCAGCAGCCCGCGTCGATGACCCTCGGATCCACCGGTATCTCGCCGCTGACCATGGCGAGCGCGTACGCCGCCTTCGCCAACCGGGGCACGTACTGCACACCGATCGCGATCGCCTCGATCAGCCAGCAGCTCGGCGGTGAGAAGAAGTCCCTGCCGGTGCCGAAGTCCTCGTGCTCGCGCGCGATGTCGGAGACCACCGCGGACACCATCAACACGCTGCTGAGCGGTGTGGTCGACTCCGGTACGGGTCAGCAGGCCGGTCTCACCGACCGCGCCAACGCCGGCAAGACCGGTACGACGGACTTCCGCAAGAACGCCTGGTTCGTCGGCTACACGCCGAACATGTCCGGCGCGGTCTGGGTCGGCAGTGCCACCCAGAAGGTCAAGATGGTCAACATCACGATCGGCGGGCAGTGGCACGAGAAGGTCTTCGGCGGCGCGGTGCCGGGGCCGATCTGGAAGGACGCCATGACCGGCGCCCTGTCGGGCAAGGAGTCTCCGGGCTTCAACCTCGTCGACATCCCTGATCCCAAGGAGGACAAGGATCATGACGACGGGGACAACGGGGACGACGGCAACGACGGCCGGGGCGACGGCGACAACGGCGGCAACGGAAACGGGAACGGGGAGAACCGGGGAAATGACAATGGGGGCGGCGACAACGGCGGCCCCGGTCAACCCCAGAACCCGACGCCGACCTTCTCCTTCCCGGACGAGTGGACGATCGGCGGCAATGACGGCGGCAACAACGGCAACAACGGTGGAGGGAACGGGGACGGGGGCACCTGGCCGTAG
- the wblA gene encoding transcriptional regulator WblA translates to MGWVTDWSAQAACRTTDPDELFVQGAAQNRAKAVCTGCPVRTECLADALDNRVEFGVWGGMTERERRALLRRRPTVTSWRRLLETARTEYERGAGILPLDEEEVYENYAAVG, encoded by the coding sequence ATGGGCTGGGTAACCGACTGGAGTGCGCAGGCGGCCTGCCGCACTACCGATCCGGATGAACTGTTCGTGCAGGGAGCAGCGCAGAACAGGGCCAAGGCGGTGTGCACCGGATGTCCGGTGCGCACGGAGTGCCTGGCCGACGCGCTGGACAACCGCGTCGAGTTCGGCGTGTGGGGAGGAATGACGGAGCGGGAGCGCCGCGCACTGCTGCGCAGGCGACCGACCGTCACCTCTTGGCGCAGGCTGCTCGAAACCGCGCGTACCGAGTACGAGCGGGGGGCGGGGATCCTGCCCCTCGACGAGGAAGAGGTGTACGAGAACTACGCAGCGGTGGGCTGA
- a CDS encoding ArsA family ATPase — protein sequence MSPDPARANDSAPGREPAGREPARTPDPDRTIDSATAAATTATATATATATAEAAVVLGVDPLIDDPGTRIVVCCGSGGVGKTTTAAALGLRAAERGRKVVVLTIDPARRLAQSMGIDALDNTPRRVKGIDDSASGELHAMMLDMKRTFDEIVEAHADRERAAAILNNPFYQSLSAGFAGTQEYMAMEKLGQLRARDQWDLIIVDTPPSRSALDFLDAPKRLGSFLDGKLIRLLTAPAKLGGRAGMKFLNVGMSMMTGTLGKLLGGQLLKDVQTFVAAMDTTFGGFRTRADATYKLLQAPGTAFLVVAAPERDALREAAYFVERLAAEDMPLAGLVLNRVHGSGATQLSAERALAAAENLVEARIVDQVDGKAGLRNSPDTHGSSETPATGTSTETSTPEAPSSDAGSPAADRTTSAEGTGKGTGARTGQAKTGTAGTGTGTADRTVAQLTASLLRLHAERMQLLSRERRTRDRFAALHPEVAVAEVAALPGDVHDLAGLRDIGNRLAAGTSPAGAS from the coding sequence ATGAGTCCGGACCCGGCCCGCGCAAACGATTCTGCCCCCGGCCGCGAACCTGCCGGCCGCGAACCCGCCCGTACGCCTGACCCGGACCGAACGATCGACTCGGCGACTGCGGCTGCGACTACGGCTACGGCTACGGCTACGGCTACGGCTACAGCCGAGGCCGCAGTCGTCCTCGGCGTCGACCCGCTGATCGACGACCCCGGGACCCGCATCGTGGTCTGCTGCGGTTCGGGCGGCGTCGGCAAGACCACCACCGCGGCGGCCCTGGGGCTGCGGGCCGCCGAACGCGGCCGCAAGGTGGTCGTCCTCACCATCGACCCGGCGCGCAGGCTCGCCCAGTCCATGGGCATCGACGCGCTGGACAACACCCCGCGCCGGGTGAAGGGCATCGACGACTCCGCGAGCGGCGAGCTGCACGCGATGATGCTCGACATGAAGCGCACCTTCGACGAGATCGTGGAGGCGCACGCGGACCGCGAGCGGGCGGCCGCCATCCTGAACAACCCGTTCTACCAGTCGCTCTCGGCGGGCTTCGCGGGCACGCAGGAGTACATGGCGATGGAGAAGCTGGGGCAGCTGCGGGCGCGCGACCAGTGGGACCTCATCATCGTCGACACGCCGCCCTCGCGCTCGGCCCTCGACTTCCTCGACGCCCCGAAGCGGCTCGGGTCGTTCCTGGACGGCAAGCTGATCCGGCTGCTGACCGCGCCGGCGAAGCTGGGCGGCCGGGCCGGGATGAAGTTCCTGAACGTCGGGATGTCGATGATGACCGGCACCCTCGGCAAGCTGCTGGGCGGCCAGCTCCTCAAGGACGTACAGACGTTCGTGGCCGCCATGGACACCACCTTCGGCGGCTTCCGCACCCGCGCGGACGCCACGTACAAGCTGCTCCAAGCGCCCGGCACGGCGTTCCTGGTCGTCGCGGCCCCGGAGCGGGACGCGCTGCGTGAGGCGGCCTACTTCGTGGAGCGGCTGGCCGCCGAGGACATGCCGCTCGCCGGTCTCGTGCTGAACCGGGTCCACGGCAGCGGTGCCACCCAGCTGTCCGCCGAGCGCGCGCTCGCCGCCGCGGAAAATCTTGTTGAGGCCCGCATTGTGGATCAGGTGGACGGGAAAGCTGGACTTCGTAACTCTCCCGACACGCACGGCAGTTCAGAAACACCCGCTACCGGGACCAGCACCGAGACCAGTACTCCCGAGGCTCCCTCTTCCGACGCAGGCTCCCCCGCCGCGGACCGGACGACCAGTGCCGAAGGAACCGGGAAGGGAACCGGAGCGCGGACAGGACAAGCGAAGACAGGAACAGCGGGGACAGGGACCGGGACGGCCGACCGCACCGTCGCACAACTCACCGCAAGCCTGCTGAGGCTGCACGCCGAGCGCATGCAGCTGCTCTCCCGCGAGCGGCGCACACGTGACCGCTTCGCCGCGCTCCATCCGGAGGTGGCGGTGGCGGAGGTGGCCGCACTGCCCGGCGACGTGCACGACCTGGCAGGGCTGCGGGACATCGGGAACCGGCTCGCGGCCGGTACCTCGCCGGCCGGAGCTTCCTGA
- a CDS encoding ArsA-related P-loop ATPase has translation MSRLQVVSGKGGTGKTTVAAALALALATGGRRTLLVEVEGRQGIAQLFETEALPYEERRIAVAPGGGEVYALAIDPELALLDYLQMFYKLGGAGRALKKLGAIDFATTIAPGLRDVLLTGKACEAVRRKDKRGRFAYDHVVMDAPPTGRITRFLNVNDEVAGLARIGPIHNQAQAVMRVLKSPETAVHLVTLLEEMPVQETADGIAELRAARLPVGRTIVNMVRPAILDEADLEFTREAPRTAVAKALSAAGLGGARRGGVAERLVDPLLEQAHEYAERYALEREQRAVLQDLGLPLHELPLLAEGTDLAGLHELATELRQQGIS, from the coding sequence GTGAGCAGGCTTCAGGTCGTCAGCGGCAAGGGCGGTACCGGAAAGACCACGGTCGCCGCAGCACTCGCGCTCGCCCTCGCGACCGGGGGCAGGCGCACCCTTCTGGTCGAGGTCGAGGGCAGACAGGGCATCGCGCAGCTCTTCGAGACGGAGGCGCTGCCCTACGAGGAGCGGAGGATCGCCGTCGCTCCCGGTGGCGGGGAGGTGTACGCGCTCGCCATCGACCCCGAGCTGGCCCTCCTGGACTACCTCCAGATGTTCTACAAACTCGGCGGCGCAGGCCGCGCCCTGAAGAAACTGGGCGCCATAGACTTCGCGACCACCATCGCGCCGGGCCTGCGGGACGTGCTCCTGACCGGGAAGGCCTGCGAGGCCGTCCGCCGCAAGGACAAGCGCGGGCGGTTCGCGTACGACCACGTGGTGATGGACGCGCCGCCGACCGGCCGGATCACCCGCTTCCTGAACGTGAACGACGAGGTGGCCGGGCTCGCCAGGATCGGCCCGATACACAACCAGGCACAGGCCGTCATGCGGGTCCTGAAGTCGCCCGAGACCGCCGTGCACCTGGTGACGCTCCTCGAGGAGATGCCCGTCCAGGAGACCGCCGACGGCATCGCGGAGCTGCGGGCCGCGCGGCTGCCGGTGGGGCGGACCATCGTGAACATGGTGCGGCCCGCGATCCTCGACGAGGCCGACCTGGAGTTCACGCGCGAGGCGCCGCGCACGGCCGTCGCCAAGGCGCTGTCGGCCGCCGGTCTCGGCGGGGCGCGCCGCGGCGGGGTCGCCGAGCGGCTGGTGGACCCGCTGCTGGAGCAGGCGCACGAGTACGCCGAGCGGTACGCGCTGGAGCGCGAGCAGCGGGCCGTCCTCCAGGACCTGGGTCTGCCCCTGCACGAACTGCCGTTGCTCGCCGAGGGAACGGACCTCGCGGGCCTGCACGAACTCGCCACGGAACTGCGTCAGCAAGGGATCTCATGA
- a CDS encoding DUF4177 domain-containing protein, whose amino-acid sequence MTKWEYATVPLLVHATKQILDTWGEDGWELVQVVPGPNNPEQLVAYLKREKAA is encoded by the coding sequence ATGACCAAGTGGGAATACGCAACCGTGCCTCTGCTCGTCCACGCCACGAAGCAGATTCTGGACACCTGGGGCGAGGACGGCTGGGAGCTCGTCCAGGTGGTGCCCGGGCCGAACAACCCCGAGCAGCTCGTCGCCTACCTGAAGCGGGAGAAGGCCGCGTGA
- a CDS encoding RidA family protein, with the protein MSAVEAKLAELGLTLPGVVPPLAAYKPAVQSGVYVYTSGQLPMVDGKLPLTGKVGAEVTPEEARELARTCALNALAAVKSVAGDLDRIARVVKVVGFVASAADFTGQPAVLNGASELLGEVLGDKGVHARSAVGVAVLPLDAPVEVEIQVELTQA; encoded by the coding sequence GTGAGCGCTGTCGAGGCCAAGCTGGCGGAGCTGGGACTGACCCTGCCGGGCGTCGTGCCCCCGCTGGCCGCCTACAAGCCGGCGGTGCAGTCGGGCGTGTACGTGTACACGTCCGGCCAGCTCCCGATGGTGGACGGCAAGCTTCCGCTCACCGGCAAGGTGGGCGCGGAGGTCACGCCGGAGGAGGCCAGGGAACTGGCCCGCACCTGCGCGCTGAACGCCCTCGCGGCGGTCAAGTCGGTCGCGGGTGACCTCGACCGCATCGCGCGCGTGGTGAAGGTCGTCGGATTCGTCGCCTCGGCCGCCGACTTCACCGGCCAGCCCGCCGTGCTGAACGGCGCGAGCGAGCTGCTGGGCGAGGTCCTGGGGGACAAGGGCGTGCACGCGCGCAGCGCGGTCGGCGTGGCGGTCCTGCCGCTCGACGCACCCGTGGAGGTCGAGATCCAGGTGGAGCTGACCCAGGCGTAG
- a CDS encoding NUDIX hydrolase: protein MANGQWYPPEWPERIRALADGTLTPVAPRRAATVMLLKDTASAPVVHMLRRRASMAFAGGAYAYPGGGVDPRDDDRHVRWAGPTRAWWASRLDVDEDSAQAIVCAAVRETYEEAGVLLAGPTPDTVVGDTTGDDWETDRAALVARDLSFAEFLDRRGLVLRSDLLGAWTRWITPEFEPRRYDTWFFVAALPEGQRTRNASTEADRTVWIRPAEAMDGYERGELLMMPPTIATLRQIGAYASAAEALAAAPGRDLTPVLAQARLEGGELVLSWPGHDEFTKHIPTGGAPA, encoded by the coding sequence ATGGCGAACGGTCAGTGGTACCCCCCGGAGTGGCCCGAGAGGATCCGCGCACTCGCGGACGGCACGCTCACACCGGTCGCCCCCAGGCGGGCGGCCACCGTCATGCTCCTCAAGGACACCGCGTCCGCCCCCGTCGTGCACATGCTGCGCAGACGCGCCTCCATGGCCTTCGCCGGAGGCGCGTACGCGTATCCCGGCGGAGGCGTGGACCCGAGGGACGACGACCGTCACGTGCGCTGGGCGGGCCCCACGCGCGCGTGGTGGGCGTCCCGGCTCGACGTCGACGAGGACTCCGCCCAGGCGATCGTCTGCGCGGCGGTCCGCGAGACGTACGAGGAGGCGGGCGTCCTGCTCGCGGGCCCGACGCCGGACACGGTGGTCGGCGACACCACCGGGGACGACTGGGAGACCGACCGGGCCGCCCTGGTCGCCCGCGACCTGTCCTTCGCCGAGTTCCTGGACCGCCGAGGGCTCGTCCTGCGCTCCGACCTGCTGGGCGCCTGGACGCGCTGGATCACCCCGGAGTTCGAGCCCCGCCGCTACGACACCTGGTTCTTCGTGGCGGCCCTCCCCGAGGGGCAGCGCACCCGCAACGCGTCCACGGAGGCCGACCGCACCGTCTGGATCCGCCCCGCGGAGGCGATGGACGGGTACGAGAGGGGCGAGCTCCTGATGATGCCGCCCACCATCGCGACCCTGCGCCAGATCGGCGCGTACGCGAGCGCCGCCGAGGCCCTGGCGGCGGCACCCGGGCGGGACCTGACACCGGTCCTGGCCCAGGCCCGGCTGGAGGGCGGCGAGCTGGTCCTCAGCTGGCCGGGCCACGACGAGTTCACCAAGCACATCCCGACCGGTGGAGCCCCCGCATGA
- a CDS encoding MBL fold metallo-hydrolase: MTDAAALPGQPRGGVFSGPATPRAVNVLAPNASAMTLDGTNTWIVAEPDSELAVVIDPGPLDDVHLRNVVDTAEKAGRRIALTLLTHGHPDHAEGAARFAELTGTKVRALDPALRLGDEGLAAGNVITVGGLELVVVPTPGHTADSLCFHLPADRAVLTGDTILGRGTTVVAHPDGRLGDYLDSLRRLRSLAVDDGVHTVLPGHGPVLEDAQGVVEFYLAHRAHRLAQVETAAEDGCTDPSQVVAHVYADVDRSLWPAAELSVRAQLDYLREHGLIGRE; this comes from the coding sequence ATGACCGACGCCGCAGCCCTTCCCGGCCAGCCACGGGGCGGGGTGTTCTCCGGCCCCGCCACCCCGCGCGCCGTCAACGTCCTCGCCCCGAACGCCTCCGCGATGACCCTGGACGGCACGAACACCTGGATCGTGGCCGAGCCCGACTCCGAACTGGCGGTGGTGATCGATCCGGGCCCCCTGGACGACGTACACCTGCGGAACGTCGTGGACACGGCCGAGAAGGCCGGCAGGCGGATCGCCCTGACCCTGCTGACGCACGGGCACCCGGACCACGCCGAGGGCGCGGCGCGGTTCGCGGAACTCACGGGGACGAAGGTGCGGGCGCTCGACCCGGCGCTGCGGCTCGGTGACGAGGGGCTGGCCGCCGGGAACGTGATCACCGTGGGCGGGCTGGAACTGGTGGTCGTACCGACACCCGGCCACACCGCCGACTCGCTCTGCTTCCATCTGCCCGCCGACCGGGCCGTGCTGACCGGCGACACGATCCTGGGCCGGGGCACCACGGTCGTGGCCCACCCCGACGGGCGCCTGGGCGACTACCTGGACTCGCTGCGGCGGCTGAGGTCCCTGGCGGTCGACGACGGCGTGCACACGGTCCTGCCGGGCCACGGGCCCGTCCTGGAGGACGCGCAGGGCGTCGTCGAGTTCTACCTCGCCCACCGGGCCCACCGCCTCGCCCAGGTCGAGACGGCCGCCGAGGACGGCTGCACGGACCCGTCCCAGGTCGTCGCGCACGTGTACGCGGACGTCGACCGCTCCCTGTGGCCGGCGGCGGAACTGTCGGTACGGGCCCAGCTGGACTACCTCCGGGAGCACGGGCTCATCGGCCGGGAGTGA
- a CDS encoding Crp/Fnr family transcriptional regulator — MDDVLRRAPLFAALDDEQAAELRASMSEVTLARGDALFHEGDPGDRLYVVTEGKVKLHRTSPDGRENMLAVLGPGELIGELSLFDPGPRTATASALTEVKLLGLGHGDLQPWLNARPEVAAALLRAVARRLRKTNDQMSDLVFSDVPGRVARALLDLSRRFGVQSEEGIHVVHDLTQEELAQLVGASRETVNKALADFAGRGWLRLEARAVILLDVERLAKRSR; from the coding sequence GTGGACGACGTTCTGCGGCGCGCCCCGCTCTTCGCGGCGCTCGATGACGAGCAGGCCGCGGAGCTCCGCGCCTCCATGAGTGAGGTGACCCTCGCACGCGGCGACGCGCTCTTTCACGAAGGCGACCCCGGAGACCGCCTCTACGTGGTCACCGAGGGCAAGGTGAAGCTGCACCGCACATCCCCCGACGGCCGCGAGAACATGCTGGCGGTCCTCGGCCCCGGCGAGCTCATCGGTGAGCTGTCGCTGTTCGACCCGGGTCCGCGCACGGCGACCGCCTCCGCGCTGACCGAGGTGAAGCTGCTGGGCCTCGGCCACGGCGACCTCCAGCCCTGGTTGAACGCGCGGCCCGAGGTGGCCGCCGCCCTGCTGCGCGCCGTCGCCCGCCGACTGCGCAAGACCAACGACCAGATGTCGGACCTGGTCTTCTCCGACGTGCCGGGCCGGGTGGCCCGTGCGCTCCTGGACCTCTCGCGCCGCTTCGGCGTGCAGTCCGAGGAGGGCATCCACGTCGTGCACGACCTGACGCAGGAAGAGCTGGCCCAGCTGGTCGGCGCCTCCCGCGAGACGGTCAACAAGGCACTCGCGGACTTCGCGGGCCGCGGCTGGCTCCGCCTGGAGGCGCGCGCGGTGATCCTGCTGGACGTGGAACGCCTCGCGAAGCGCTCGCGCTAG
- the nth gene encoding endonuclease III — protein sequence MRSASASAKRATPAKAAAGRAGPAKTSAPAEGTPPAEKPPSARKAVPAKKTVSTENAVPATKGASAKKTAPVKKAAAAKKTAAAKKAAPAEVAPVAPPRNESHTALVRRARRINRELGEVYPYAHPELDFENPFQLVVATVLSAQTTDLRVNQTTPALFAKYPTPEDLAAADPEEVEEILRPTGFFRAKTKSVMGLSKVLRDDFGGEVPGRLEDLVKLPGVGRKTAFVVLGNAFGRPGITVDTHFQRLVRRWKWTAEKEPEKIEAAVAELFPKSDWTMLSHHVIFHGRRICHARRPACGACPIAPLCPAYGEGETDPEKAKKLLKYEKGGFPGQRLNPPQSYLDAGGIPAPPLGATAPDVSAPGSPARGTG from the coding sequence GTGCGGTCCGCGTCCGCGTCCGCCAAGAGGGCCACACCTGCGAAGGCAGCCGCCGGCAGGGCTGGGCCCGCGAAAACATCCGCTCCCGCCGAGGGAACCCCACCGGCTGAGAAGCCCCCGTCCGCCAGGAAAGCCGTGCCCGCGAAGAAAACCGTGTCCACCGAGAACGCCGTGCCCGCCACGAAGGGCGCGTCCGCCAAGAAGACGGCGCCCGTGAAGAAGGCTGCGGCAGCCAAGAAGACGGCGGCGGCCAAGAAGGCCGCGCCCGCCGAGGTCGCCCCCGTCGCCCCGCCCCGGAACGAGTCGCACACCGCTCTCGTCCGGCGGGCCCGGCGCATCAACCGGGAACTCGGCGAGGTGTACCCGTACGCCCATCCGGAGCTGGACTTCGAGAACCCCTTCCAGTTGGTGGTCGCCACCGTCCTGTCGGCGCAGACGACCGATCTGAGGGTCAACCAGACGACACCGGCGCTCTTCGCGAAGTACCCCACGCCCGAGGACCTGGCGGCGGCGGACCCGGAGGAGGTCGAGGAGATCCTCCGGCCCACCGGGTTCTTCCGGGCCAAGACCAAGTCGGTGATGGGCCTCTCCAAGGTCCTGCGGGACGACTTCGGCGGCGAGGTCCCGGGCCGCCTCGAGGATCTGGTCAAGCTGCCCGGCGTCGGCCGCAAGACCGCCTTCGTGGTCCTCGGGAACGCCTTCGGACGCCCCGGCATCACCGTGGACACCCACTTCCAGCGGCTCGTACGGCGCTGGAAGTGGACCGCGGAGAAGGAGCCCGAGAAGATCGAGGCGGCTGTCGCCGAGCTCTTCCCGAAGAGCGACTGGACGATGCTGTCGCACCACGTGATCTTCCACGGCCGCCGTATCTGCCACGCCCGCAGGCCCGCCTGCGGCGCCTGTCCCATCGCCCCGCTCTGCCCGGCGTACGGGGAGGGCGAGACGGACCCGGAGAAGGCGAAGAAGCTCCTGAAGTACGAGAAGGGCGGCTTCCCGGGCCAGCGCCTCAACCCCCCGCAGTCCTACCTGGACGCCGGCGGCATCCCGGCCCCGCCCCTCGGAGCGACCGCGCCCGACGTCTCCGCGCCCGGTTCACCCGCGCGGGGCACCGGATGA
- a CDS encoding CoA pyrophosphatase, producing MHDTHDTRDGGPALTTAGLPGWLDPVVRAVETVQPRQLSRFLPPEDGAGRQSAVLILFGEGERGPELLLMERATSLRSHAGQPAFPGGALDPEDGDPATDGPLRAALREAQEETGLDPRGVQLFGVLPKLYIPVSGFVVTPVLGWWREPTPVGAVDPAETARVFTVPVADLTDPANRVTAVHPRGHTGPAFLVESALVWGFTAGIIDRLLHYANWERPWDGDKQVPLDWRA from the coding sequence ATGCACGACACGCACGACACGCGGGACGGCGGCCCGGCCCTGACCACGGCCGGGCTGCCCGGCTGGCTGGACCCGGTGGTGCGCGCCGTCGAGACGGTCCAGCCCCGCCAGCTGAGCCGCTTCCTGCCGCCGGAGGACGGCGCGGGACGCCAGTCGGCCGTGCTGATCCTCTTCGGGGAGGGCGAGCGCGGCCCGGAGCTGTTGCTCATGGAGCGGGCCACGTCGCTGAGGTCGCACGCCGGACAGCCCGCCTTCCCCGGCGGCGCCCTCGACCCCGAGGACGGCGACCCGGCGACCGACGGACCCCTGCGGGCCGCCCTGCGCGAGGCGCAGGAGGAGACCGGGCTCGACCCCCGGGGAGTGCAGCTCTTCGGCGTGCTCCCGAAGCTCTACATTCCGGTGAGCGGCTTCGTGGTCACCCCGGTCCTCGGCTGGTGGCGCGAGCCGACACCGGTCGGCGCGGTCGATCCGGCCGAGACCGCGCGGGTCTTCACCGTCCCCGTGGCGGATCTCACGGACCCCGCCAACCGCGTGACGGCGGTCCACCCCCGGGGCCACACGGGTCCGGCATTTCTGGTCGAATCGGCCCTGGTGTGGGGCTTCACGGCCGGAATCATCGACCGCCTGCTGCACTACGCGAACTGGGAACGCCCCTGGGACGGCGACAAGCAGGTCCCGCTCGACTGGCGCGCATGA